AACTCCGGGATTCTTATCGCGTAGCGCAGGAGGTATTTGAGCAGGCCAATGAAGCCATGGGTTTTGATCTGGCTAAAGTATGTTTTGAGGGACCTGAAGAAAAATTGAGGTTGACAGCTTATACACAACCTGCTATTTTAACGGTAAGTATTGCAGCATTGAAAGTCCTTCGAGATCAAATACCTCAAGTTAAACCTATAGCGGTAGCTGGGCATAGTTTAGGGGAGTATACAGCGTTAGTTAGTGCAGGAGCTATAGAGTTTCAAGACGCTGTCCGCATTGTTCATAAAAGAGGCCAGTTCATGCAGGAAGCCGTTCCAAATGGAGTTGGTGCCATGGCCGCTATTTTGGGTATGGAACGGTTAAAACTTCAGGAGATTTGTGAACAAGTTGCCGCTAAAGGTCAGGTAGTAGCCCCGGCTAATTTGAATTCTCCAGAACAGATCGTTATTGCAGGTCATACGGAAGCGGTAGCCGAGGTTACAGAGTTGGCCAAACAAGCAGGGGCTAAAAAAGTTATCCCCCTATCTGTCAGTGCTCCTTTTCATTGCAGCCTCATGCAACCCGCAGCAAGTCGACTTGCCGAAGAATTAGACAAAATTACCTTTCGTGATTTGGAAATTCCTTTAGTAACCAACGTGGATGGGACGTTTATTCGAACTGCCCGGGAGGTTAAACCCACTTTATTGAGGCAAGTGACCGCTCCTGTCTGTTGG
The genomic region above belongs to Candidatus Limnocylindrales bacterium and contains:
- the fabD gene encoding ACP S-malonyltransferase; protein product: MTSNQNKQEKKVAWVFPGQGSQYVGMGKELRDSYRVAQEVFEQANEAMGFDLAKVCFEGPEEKLRLTAYTQPAILTVSIAALKVLRDQIPQVKPIAVAGHSLGEYTALVSAGAIEFQDAVRIVHKRGQFMQEAVPNGVGAMAAILGMERLKLQEICEQVAAKGQVVAPANLNSPEQIVIAGHTEAVAEVTELAKQAGAKKVIPLSVSAPFHCSLMQPAASRLAEELDKITFRDLEIPLVTNVDGTFIRTAREVKPTLLRQVTAPVCWEDDIHQILKIGWSQKTTSSSGSGEDLNRSEDSTPLIFVEIGPGKVLSGLIRRIDKNAITLNVEDLKSLEKTVQALSGN